In one window of Cytophagaceae bacterium ABcell3 DNA:
- the ilvD gene encoding dihydroxy-acid dehydratase, with translation MENKINKVSCRLTEDITQPASQAMMYGAGFTEEDMHKAQVGIASSGYEGNTCNMHLNQLAVYVKEGVKDAGLKPLQFNTIGVSDGMSMGTDGMRYSLVSREVIADSIETISGAHFYDSLVTIMGCDKNMPGAIIAMCRLNRPGLMVYGGSIRSGNYKGEKLNIVSAFEALGKKYAGQISEEDYKGVIMNACPGAGACGGMYTANTMASAIEAMGMSLPFSSSAVATSDKKREECHAAGAAVRHLLLNDIKPKDIINYKSISNAVRVAMLLGGSTNLILHFLAIAKAADVKFTLKDFQELSDKTPLLADLKPSGKYMMEDLDNIGGLPSIMKMMLKEGLLHGDCMTVTGKTLAENLAEASDLPSEQEIIMDLRNPIKKRGHLQMLYGNIAQEGSVAKITGKEGEVFEGPAKVYDSEESLNIGIGKGEVKAGNVVVIRYVGPKGAPGMPEMLKPTSMLMGAGLGDKVALITDGRFSGGTHGFVVGHITPEAMEGGNIGLVKDGDIIKIDAINNTLDVLIEDAELEKRRKEWKQPECRVKSGVLYKYFRTVSSASEGCVTDG, from the coding sequence ATGGAAAATAAGATTAATAAAGTAAGCTGCAGACTTACAGAGGATATCACACAGCCTGCATCTCAAGCTATGATGTATGGTGCTGGGTTTACTGAAGAGGATATGCACAAAGCGCAAGTGGGTATTGCTAGCTCTGGGTATGAAGGAAATACCTGTAATATGCATCTTAACCAATTGGCTGTTTATGTCAAAGAAGGCGTTAAAGATGCAGGGCTTAAGCCGCTTCAATTCAATACTATAGGTGTAAGTGACGGGATGAGTATGGGTACAGACGGAATGAGATATTCTCTTGTATCGCGTGAAGTTATTGCTGACTCTATCGAAACCATCTCAGGTGCACATTTCTATGATTCTTTGGTAACCATAATGGGCTGTGACAAAAATATGCCTGGTGCCATTATAGCCATGTGCAGGTTGAACAGGCCAGGTTTGATGGTTTATGGTGGTTCTATACGTTCTGGTAATTATAAAGGTGAAAAGCTTAATATCGTTTCTGCATTTGAAGCTTTGGGTAAAAAGTATGCGGGACAAATAAGCGAGGAAGACTATAAAGGCGTTATTATGAACGCCTGCCCTGGTGCAGGGGCATGTGGTGGTATGTATACTGCCAATACTATGGCATCTGCTATAGAAGCGATGGGTATGAGTTTGCCGTTTAGTTCTTCGGCCGTAGCTACCAGTGATAAGAAACGTGAAGAATGTCATGCAGCAGGTGCGGCTGTAAGGCACCTTTTGCTAAATGATATCAAACCTAAAGATATCATTAATTATAAATCTATTTCAAATGCTGTAAGAGTAGCTATGCTTCTGGGTGGGTCTACAAACTTGATTTTGCATTTCTTGGCTATTGCCAAAGCGGCTGATGTTAAGTTTACCCTCAAAGACTTCCAAGAACTTTCTGACAAGACTCCTTTATTGGCGGACCTTAAGCCAAGTGGTAAATATATGATGGAGGACTTGGACAATATTGGAGGCCTTCCTTCTATTATGAAAATGATGCTAAAAGAAGGCTTGTTGCATGGTGACTGTATGACTGTTACAGGTAAGACATTGGCGGAAAACCTTGCAGAAGCCTCAGACCTTCCATCGGAGCAGGAAATAATCATGGATTTAAGGAACCCTATCAAAAAGAGAGGGCACTTGCAAATGCTTTACGGGAACATTGCTCAAGAAGGTTCTGTTGCAAAAATTACCGGTAAAGAAGGAGAGGTATTTGAAGGCCCTGCCAAAGTGTATGATTCAGAAGAGTCTTTGAATATTGGTATAGGAAAAGGGGAAGTTAAAGCAGGCAATGTCGTTGTGATCCGTTATGTAGGGCCAAAGGGAGCTCCTGGTATGCCAGAAATGTTGAAGCCTACTTCTATGTTAATGGGTGCAGGACTTGGAGATAAAGTAGCCTTGATCACCGATGGACGTTTCTCTGGCGGTACCCACGGTTTTGTTGTGGGTCATATTACTCCAGAGGCAATGGAGGGAGGAAATATTGGTCTTGTAAAAGATGGTGACATCATTAAAATCGATGCAATAAATAATACGCTTGATGTGTTGATAGAAGATGCTGAGCTTGAAAAACGCAGAAAGGAATGGAAGCAGCCTGAATGCAGGGTTAAAAGTGGCGTTCTTTATAAATATTTCCGCACAGTATCATCTGCTTCGGAAGGTTGTGTAACTGACGGTTAA
- the leuB gene encoding 3-isopropylmalate dehydrogenase — translation MEKNIAVLKGDGIGPEVTNQAIKVLKAVEEVYGHKFNYTEALIGATAIDATGNPFPEETFKVCQDSDAILFGAIGHPKYDNDPNAPVRPEQGLLAMRKSLNLFANLRPINTYKILADASPLRADLVDGVDFLVFRELTGGIYFGQPRGRSEDKNVAFDSCVYSKEEILRVTKLAFDAAYKRRKKVTLVDKANVLATSRLWRETVKEYAKDHPEIELDFMFVDNAAMKIIQNPGYFDVVLTENMFGDIITDEASVITGSLGMLPSASVGDKTALYEPIHGSYPEAAGLNIANPLGAILSAAMLLDTSFGFIDEAASIRTAVEEALNGGFVTKDINPNKYYTTDEVGDKIATLIKEKKTLSV, via the coding sequence ATGGAGAAGAATATTGCGGTACTTAAAGGTGATGGTATAGGTCCTGAAGTTACCAACCAGGCGATTAAAGTATTAAAGGCAGTTGAGGAAGTATACGGACATAAGTTTAACTATACTGAAGCTTTAATAGGTGCAACTGCTATAGATGCTACAGGAAACCCTTTTCCTGAAGAAACTTTTAAAGTTTGCCAAGATTCGGATGCTATTCTGTTTGGGGCTATTGGCCATCCAAAGTATGACAATGACCCTAATGCTCCAGTTAGACCAGAGCAAGGGCTTTTGGCAATGAGAAAAAGCCTTAACTTATTTGCTAACTTAAGACCTATCAATACCTATAAGATTCTAGCTGATGCTTCTCCCCTACGTGCTGATTTGGTAGATGGTGTTGACTTTTTGGTATTTCGTGAATTGACAGGTGGGATATATTTCGGGCAGCCTAGAGGTCGTTCGGAAGACAAAAATGTTGCTTTTGACTCTTGTGTGTATTCTAAAGAAGAAATTCTTAGGGTAACCAAATTAGCTTTTGACGCTGCTTATAAAAGAAGGAAAAAAGTTACTTTGGTTGACAAAGCAAATGTTCTTGCTACTTCTCGCTTATGGAGGGAAACGGTAAAAGAATATGCCAAAGATCATCCTGAGATCGAGCTGGACTTTATGTTTGTAGATAACGCAGCTATGAAGATTATCCAAAACCCTGGATATTTTGATGTAGTGCTTACAGAAAACATGTTTGGCGATATCATTACCGATGAAGCATCTGTAATTACAGGCTCTTTGGGAATGCTGCCTTCTGCCTCAGTAGGTGATAAGACCGCGCTATATGAGCCAATTCACGGTTCTTATCCAGAAGCTGCAGGACTAAATATAGCGAACCCGTTAGGAGCGATTCTTTCTGCTGCTATGCTTCTTGATACTTCTTTTGGCTTTATCGACGAAGCGGCTTCTATCCGTACGGCAGTTGAAGAGGCGCTAAACGGTGGATTTGTTACTAAAGACATTAATCCAAATAAATACTACACCACTGATGAGGTTGGAGATAAAATCGCTACCCTTATCAAAGAAAAGAAGACCCTTTCAGTATAA
- the leuD gene encoding 3-isopropylmalate dehydratase small subunit has protein sequence MDKFIKIKSTVVPVAIDDIDTDQIIPARFLKATTREGFGDNLFRDWRYDDNGQPKKDFVLNDPKYKGEILVGGKNFGCGSSREHAAWAIHDYGFKVVVSSFFADIFKNNALNNGLLPVQVSQAFLDEIFKTVEKDPSAELVVDLENQKIENTVTGNSESFEINEYKKTCLMKGYDDIDYLLSIKDKIEEYEKGSKYLKIVS, from the coding sequence ATGGATAAATTCATAAAAATAAAATCTACTGTTGTTCCTGTAGCAATAGACGATATAGATACAGATCAAATTATTCCCGCAAGGTTTCTTAAAGCGACTACTAGAGAAGGCTTCGGCGATAACTTATTTAGGGACTGGAGATATGACGACAATGGTCAGCCTAAAAAGGATTTCGTACTAAATGATCCTAAATACAAAGGTGAAATACTTGTAGGCGGTAAAAACTTTGGTTGTGGTTCCAGTAGGGAACATGCTGCTTGGGCCATACATGACTATGGTTTTAAGGTAGTTGTTTCTAGTTTTTTTGCAGATATTTTCAAAAATAATGCATTGAATAATGGTCTGCTTCCTGTGCAGGTTTCTCAAGCTTTTTTAGATGAGATATTTAAAACTGTAGAGAAAGACCCATCGGCGGAACTTGTAGTTGACCTTGAAAACCAAAAAATTGAAAATACGGTAACGGGCAACTCAGAATCTTTCGAGATCAATGAATATAAAAAAACCTGCCTGATGAAAGGCTATGATGATATTGATTATCTTCTAAGCATCAAGGATAAAATTGAGGAGTATGAAAAAGGAAGCAAATATTTAAAAATCGTTTCCTGA
- the leuC gene encoding 3-isopropylmalate dehydratase large subunit — MGKTLFEKIWDEHVVTKIKGGPDVLYIDKQFIHEVTSPQAFAGLEKRGIPVFRKNGILATADHNVPTKDQHLPIKEPLSRFQVEKLTENCEKFGVTLYGLGHPYQGIVHVIGPELGVTLPGMTIVCGDSHTSTHGAFGSIAFGIGTSEVEQVMATQCLMQSRPKTMKIEVTGSLAKGVTSKDIILYIISKISASGGNGYFVEYTGSAIKELSMEARMTICNMSIEMGARGGFIAPDETTFEYIKGREFAPKGEDFDQAVEYWKTLYSDEDAEFDKVYTFDGNDIEPMITYGTNPGMGIKITGKVPNVQDIKEESNKASFCKSLDYMGLEPGSQLLDKEVNYVFIGSCTNSRIEDLRQVADFVRGKKKADNIHALIIPGSKQVEAQAKKEGLDKIFTEAGFELREPGCSACLGMNEDKVPKGEYCVSTSNRNFEGRQGPGARTFLASPLTAAATAIKGKISDIRAFDIN; from the coding sequence GTGGGTAAAACATTATTTGAAAAAATCTGGGACGAGCACGTTGTAACAAAAATCAAAGGTGGCCCGGACGTCCTTTATATTGATAAACAGTTTATTCATGAGGTAACCAGCCCTCAGGCATTTGCCGGTCTTGAAAAAAGGGGTATCCCCGTATTCAGGAAGAACGGGATATTGGCAACAGCGGATCATAATGTTCCGACTAAAGATCAACATTTACCTATAAAAGAGCCTCTATCCAGATTTCAGGTTGAAAAATTGACCGAAAACTGTGAGAAATTTGGTGTTACACTATATGGCCTTGGTCACCCTTATCAGGGTATTGTACATGTCATAGGTCCAGAACTCGGTGTGACACTTCCAGGTATGACCATCGTTTGTGGTGACAGTCATACATCTACACATGGTGCTTTTGGCTCTATTGCTTTCGGTATTGGAACAAGTGAAGTTGAGCAAGTAATGGCGACACAATGCCTGATGCAATCCAGACCTAAGACCATGAAAATTGAGGTCACAGGTTCTCTTGCTAAAGGTGTTACTTCAAAAGATATCATCTTATATATCATCTCTAAAATTTCTGCCAGTGGCGGTAATGGTTATTTTGTAGAATATACAGGTTCTGCTATTAAGGAACTTTCTATGGAAGCCAGAATGACCATTTGCAATATGAGCATTGAAATGGGTGCACGTGGTGGATTCATTGCTCCTGATGAGACTACTTTTGAGTACATCAAGGGAAGGGAGTTTGCTCCTAAGGGAGAGGATTTTGACCAAGCTGTTGAATACTGGAAAACACTATATTCGGATGAAGACGCTGAATTTGACAAGGTGTATACCTTCGATGGCAATGATATAGAACCAATGATTACTTACGGTACCAATCCTGGAATGGGTATTAAAATCACTGGGAAAGTTCCTAATGTGCAAGATATTAAAGAAGAAAGCAATAAAGCGTCTTTTTGCAAATCTTTGGATTACATGGGACTGGAGCCAGGATCTCAGTTGCTGGATAAGGAGGTTAATTATGTATTTATCGGAAGTTGTACCAACTCCAGGATTGAAGACTTGAGACAGGTAGCAGATTTTGTAAGGGGTAAAAAGAAAGCCGATAATATTCATGCGCTTATTATTCCTGGATCAAAGCAAGTGGAAGCACAGGCCAAGAAGGAAGGGCTGGACAAAATTTTTACAGAAGCCGGTTTTGAGCTTCGTGAACCTGGATGTTCTGCCTGCTTGGGTATGAATGAGGACAAAGTTCCAAAAGGCGAATATTGTGTTTCTACTTCCAACAGGAACTTTGAAGGACGTCAAGGGCCAGGCGCTAGAACTTTTCTTGCCAGTCCACTGACTGCGGCAGCTACCGCTATTAAAGGAAAGATATCAGATATCAGAGCTTTTGACATTAACTAA
- a CDS encoding 2-isopropylmalate synthase, with protein sequence MADKVYVFDTTLRDGEQVPGCQLNTEEKIIVAKALEELGVDIIEAGFPISSPGDFNSVVEISKAVSEPVICALTRAKEMDIDSAVEALKYAKRKRIHTGIGSSDMHIQYKLRSTREKILEQGVAAVKYAKKHIEDIEFYCEDAGRADIKFLAQMVEAVIAAGATVVNIPDTTGYTLPWQFGERIKYLMDNVKNIDKAIISVHCHNDLGVATANAVAGLVNGARQVETTINGIGERAGNTSLEEVAMIIKCHQSSLNLETKINTKKLYPTSQLVSRLMRMPVQANKAIVGKNAFAHSSGIHQDGFLKHRENYEIIDPADVGADASSIVLTARSGRAALLHKVENLGYKVTKDELDVLYKHFLDLADKLKQVEDDDLQKLLDEAEFIK encoded by the coding sequence ATGGCAGATAAAGTTTATGTCTTTGATACAACCCTAAGAGATGGAGAGCAGGTGCCGGGGTGTCAGTTGAATACAGAAGAAAAAATTATAGTAGCCAAAGCTTTAGAAGAGCTTGGGGTTGATATAATTGAAGCAGGATTCCCGATTTCTAGTCCTGGAGACTTTAATTCGGTGGTTGAAATTTCCAAAGCTGTTTCTGAACCTGTAATATGTGCCCTAACACGTGCTAAAGAAATGGATATTGATAGTGCTGTAGAGGCACTGAAGTATGCCAAAAGGAAGAGGATTCATACAGGTATCGGAAGCTCTGATATGCACATCCAATACAAGCTCCGCTCAACCAGGGAAAAAATTCTGGAACAGGGAGTCGCTGCTGTAAAATACGCTAAGAAACATATAGAAGATATTGAATTTTACTGTGAAGATGCAGGACGTGCCGATATCAAGTTCTTGGCTCAAATGGTTGAAGCTGTGATTGCTGCGGGTGCTACTGTGGTCAATATTCCTGATACTACCGGGTATACGCTTCCTTGGCAATTCGGTGAAAGAATAAAGTATTTGATGGACAACGTCAAAAACATTGACAAAGCCATTATATCTGTACATTGCCACAATGACTTGGGCGTAGCTACTGCCAATGCCGTGGCCGGATTGGTAAACGGTGCCCGTCAGGTAGAAACTACCATCAACGGAATTGGAGAAAGAGCAGGCAATACCTCACTGGAAGAGGTAGCCATGATCATCAAATGCCACCAGTCATCATTGAATCTTGAAACCAAGATCAATACTAAGAAACTATATCCTACCAGCCAATTGGTATCACGCCTTATGCGTATGCCGGTGCAAGCTAACAAAGCCATAGTGGGTAAAAATGCTTTTGCGCATTCTTCAGGTATACATCAGGATGGCTTCTTGAAGCACAGGGAAAACTATGAAATCATAGATCCAGCTGATGTGGGTGCAGACGCCTCTTCTATTGTACTTACCGCTAGGAGCGGAAGGGCTGCCTTGCTTCATAAAGTAGAAAACTTGGGCTATAAAGTCACTAAAGATGAGCTTGATGTGCTGTATAAGCATTTCCTCGATTTGGCAGATAAGCTAAAGCAGGTAGAAGATGATGATTTGCAAAAGCTTCTCGATGAAGCTGAATTCATAAAATAA
- a CDS encoding YihY/virulence factor BrkB family protein, which translates to MKSYLKNIIRVVKLTFTEFFKANPLNYAAIIGFYTIFSLPGILLIIINIAGYAWGEEAVQGELANQIDETLGRQTAIQVQNVLENAVQSEATEFATFVGLATLLFSATTVFIAMQDSLNSLWHIRPKPSTGLVKLIKDRVLSFAMVISLGFLLLVSLTVNVAVVALQNFIRDLLEEFTVYLVNTINIIISLGVTALIFGLIYKVLPDAKVRWKDIWVGALITTFLFVLGKFLIGLYLSESELDTTYGAAGALVLLLVWVYYSSTIMLLGAQFTWAYATELGNGVKPTKEAMEVEIKEVSKENKP; encoded by the coding sequence ATGAAATCATATTTGAAAAACATCATAAGAGTTGTAAAATTAACCTTTACAGAATTTTTTAAAGCCAATCCGCTCAATTATGCTGCAATTATAGGGTTTTATACTATTTTTTCCTTGCCAGGAATACTATTAATTATAATAAATATTGCTGGCTATGCTTGGGGGGAAGAAGCTGTACAAGGAGAACTGGCCAATCAAATAGATGAGACTTTAGGGCGGCAAACTGCTATACAGGTACAAAATGTACTGGAAAATGCCGTCCAGTCGGAGGCTACGGAGTTCGCAACATTTGTCGGATTAGCCACTTTACTCTTTAGCGCCACAACGGTGTTTATTGCCATGCAAGATTCTTTGAACAGTCTATGGCATATCAGGCCAAAACCATCAACAGGATTGGTAAAGCTTATTAAGGACAGGGTACTGTCTTTTGCCATGGTCATAAGCCTGGGCTTTCTCTTACTGGTTTCTCTTACCGTAAATGTGGCTGTAGTAGCTTTACAAAACTTTATCCGTGACCTATTAGAAGAGTTTACCGTTTATCTGGTAAATACTATTAACATTATCATATCTTTAGGTGTTACTGCTTTAATATTTGGCCTTATATATAAGGTTTTGCCCGATGCAAAAGTTAGGTGGAAAGATATTTGGGTCGGAGCCTTGATTACCACATTTCTTTTTGTATTAGGAAAGTTTTTAATAGGGCTTTATTTATCTGAATCTGAACTTGACACAACTTATGGGGCAGCAGGAGCACTTGTGCTGCTTTTGGTATGGGTATATTATTCTTCAACTATTATGCTTTTGGGCGCACAATTTACCTGGGCCTATGCAACTGAACTAGGCAACGGGGTAAAGCCTACTAAAGAAGCAATGGAAGTTGAAATAAAAGAAGTATCAAAAGAAAACAAACCCTAA
- a CDS encoding VWA domain-containing protein: protein MAGIRFSKYLNNNDGKSEFEKLSKLFFELLNHTSGNVQETMDWMNELDRQHNLTDENYGMGDFIEDLKKKGYLTDKNEEGQFEVTAKTEQTIRKNALEEIFGKLKKGNKGSHKTFHTGSGDESTPDTRPYQFGDTLDAIDMTSSIHNAQVNHGIDEFKLTHDDLEIQEREHKTQSSTVLMIDISHSMILYGEDRITPAKKVAMALSELIKTRYPKDTLDIIVFGNDAWPVKIKDLPYLQVGPYHTNTYAGLELALDILRRKKTANKQIFMITDGKPTCLKEGAKYYKNSFGLDKKVVNKTLNMAAQCRRLSIPVTTFMIAKDPYLQQFVRDFTKINNGRAFYSSLNGLGEYIFEDFIRNRRKTFRQGRG from the coding sequence ATGGCAGGAATAAGATTTTCAAAATATCTGAACAACAACGATGGAAAGTCTGAATTTGAAAAGCTTTCAAAACTTTTCTTTGAATTACTGAACCATACATCCGGCAATGTTCAAGAAACAATGGACTGGATGAACGAGCTTGACCGCCAGCATAACCTTACCGACGAGAATTACGGCATGGGAGATTTTATAGAAGATCTCAAGAAAAAAGGTTATCTGACTGATAAAAATGAAGAAGGCCAATTTGAGGTAACAGCCAAAACAGAGCAAACAATTAGGAAAAACGCACTGGAAGAAATTTTTGGTAAACTGAAAAAAGGCAACAAGGGCAGTCACAAAACATTCCATACAGGCAGTGGCGATGAATCTACACCTGACACAAGACCGTACCAGTTTGGCGATACGCTCGATGCCATAGATATGACCAGCTCCATTCACAATGCACAGGTCAATCATGGAATAGACGAATTTAAACTCACCCATGATGATCTGGAAATACAGGAACGTGAGCATAAGACCCAAAGCTCTACGGTACTGATGATTGATATTTCCCATTCGATGATCTTGTATGGAGAAGACAGGATAACTCCTGCAAAAAAGGTAGCTATGGCCCTGTCTGAGCTGATCAAAACCAGGTACCCAAAAGATACGCTAGATATAATTGTTTTTGGAAATGATGCCTGGCCGGTAAAAATCAAAGATTTGCCCTACTTACAAGTTGGCCCTTACCATACCAACACGTATGCAGGGCTAGAATTGGCCTTGGATATTCTTAGGAGAAAAAAAACAGCCAATAAGCAAATATTTATGATAACAGACGGGAAGCCGACATGCCTGAAAGAAGGGGCAAAATATTATAAAAACAGCTTTGGGCTTGATAAAAAGGTGGTCAATAAAACACTGAACATGGCAGCCCAATGCCGAAGGCTTTCTATACCGGTCACTACTTTTATGATTGCCAAAGACCCATATCTGCAACAATTTGTAAGGGACTTTACCAAAATCAATAACGGACGGGCTTTTTATAGCTCGCTCAATGGACTGGGAGAATATATTTTTGAAGACTTTATCCGTAACAGAAGAAAAACATTCCGGCAGGGTAGAGGTTAA
- a CDS encoding sigma 54-interacting transcriptional regulator: MKIEQIRTLGQLKSSGYTSRSVKEEMRHNLIQALRNKKNPFDGIRGYEDTVIPNLQTAILSKHNIILLGLRGQAKTRLARLMVNLLDEYIPIITGTELNDDPLRPLSRMAKDLIDQYGDETPISWIHREERYTEKLATPDVSVSDLIGDLDPIKAASLKLTYADERVIHYGLIPRSHRGIFVINELPDLQPRIQVALFNILQEGDIQIRGFKLRLPLDIQFVFTANPEDYTNRGSIITPLKDRIDSQILTHYPQTIDISKEITMQESALSEFQKKHIHINDLVIHLIERIAFEARESEYIDQKSGVSARLTISAYENLHSMAERRMIINNEDEAAIRISDILGVIPSITGKVELVYEGEMEGITNVAYYLIGKAIRKEFDHLFPNPEKIKKSKRDNPYKEITDWFMAGNHIDVNQDISQKEYKKLLMSVPGLVDLVKQLFPKLDEKDLLLYMEFTLHGLAEFSQLSKHRIEQGTQFKDLMSGMFTMNTGHPDDEEDEEDFL; encoded by the coding sequence ATGAAAATTGAACAGATCCGAACCCTTGGACAATTGAAAAGTTCAGGTTATACATCACGTTCCGTGAAGGAAGAAATGAGGCACAACCTGATACAGGCATTAAGAAATAAAAAAAATCCGTTTGACGGGATAAGGGGGTATGAGGATACTGTCATTCCCAACTTGCAAACAGCAATTCTGTCAAAACATAATATTATCCTTTTAGGATTGCGGGGACAGGCAAAAACTCGTTTGGCCAGGCTAATGGTCAACCTGTTAGATGAGTATATACCAATTATCACTGGTACTGAACTTAACGATGATCCTTTAAGGCCACTTTCCAGAATGGCCAAGGACCTTATAGACCAATATGGTGACGAAACACCTATTTCATGGATTCACAGAGAAGAAAGGTATACAGAAAAATTAGCTACTCCGGATGTTTCTGTTTCAGACTTGATAGGTGACCTGGACCCGATTAAAGCAGCTTCTTTAAAATTAACCTATGCCGACGAAAGAGTAATCCATTACGGGTTAATACCCCGTTCGCACAGAGGCATTTTTGTTATCAATGAACTTCCTGACCTGCAACCAAGAATTCAGGTAGCACTGTTCAATATCCTGCAAGAAGGAGACATTCAAATAAGAGGTTTTAAGTTAAGGCTACCCTTGGATATACAGTTTGTATTTACAGCGAACCCAGAGGATTATACCAACAGAGGATCCATTATTACTCCTCTTAAAGACCGTATTGACAGCCAAATACTCACACATTACCCGCAGACCATTGATATTTCCAAGGAAATAACCATGCAGGAGTCTGCCTTGTCTGAGTTTCAAAAAAAACACATACATATAAACGACTTAGTTATTCACCTAATTGAGAGAATAGCTTTTGAAGCCCGTGAAAGCGAGTACATTGACCAAAAAAGTGGTGTATCTGCCCGTTTGACCATTTCTGCCTATGAAAACCTTCATAGCATGGCAGAAAGGAGAATGATCATTAACAATGAAGATGAAGCAGCTATCCGTATAAGCGATATTCTGGGAGTTATACCTTCCATAACAGGAAAAGTGGAATTAGTCTATGAAGGAGAAATGGAAGGCATTACAAATGTGGCTTATTACCTGATCGGAAAAGCAATCAGAAAAGAGTTTGACCACCTGTTCCCAAATCCTGAAAAAATAAAGAAATCCAAAAGAGACAATCCATATAAGGAAATTACTGATTGGTTTATGGCAGGAAACCACATTGACGTAAACCAAGATATTTCTCAGAAAGAATACAAAAAGCTATTAATGTCCGTACCGGGATTAGTGGATTTGGTAAAACAACTGTTCCCTAAGCTGGATGAAAAAGATTTGCTGCTATATATGGAGTTCACCCTTCATGGATTAGCAGAGTTTTCACAGTTGAGCAAACATAGAATTGAGCAAGGGACTCAATTTAAAGATCTTATGAGTGGCATGTTTACAATGAATACAGGCCACCCAGATGATGAAGAAGACGAAGAGGACTTTCTGTGA
- a CDS encoding aldose 1-epimerase family protein — MVESIENKILQITVRPSGAELVSVRNKKNDREYLWQGDPQFWARRAPVLFPIVGKANNNQIKAEGQVFDMPQHGLARNSLFSLTSKTENSLTYTLFSNEESLKNYPYQFKFDITYTLEENKVNVSYRIENTDDKKIWFSVGGHPAFNCPLLPGEKFADYYIEFEQEENAERHLLSEGLFNGKTETILDNSKELKLSEELFEKDAIVLKNLKSSKVYLKSKRSDYFLEFSFEGFPYFGIWTKGGGSPFICLEPWYGLADTKDFKGELNQKEGILSLEKGEVFESTFSFRLGDY, encoded by the coding sequence ATGGTTGAAAGTATAGAAAATAAAATTCTTCAGATAACTGTACGTCCGAGTGGCGCAGAGCTGGTAAGTGTTAGAAATAAGAAAAACGACCGGGAATACCTCTGGCAGGGAGATCCTCAATTTTGGGCTCGCCGCGCTCCGGTGCTTTTCCCTATTGTAGGCAAAGCAAACAATAACCAAATCAAAGCTGAAGGACAGGTTTTCGATATGCCTCAACATGGTTTGGCAAGAAATAGCTTGTTCAGCCTTACTTCTAAAACTGAAAATTCCCTTACATACACGCTTTTCTCTAATGAAGAGTCGCTGAAAAATTACCCTTATCAGTTTAAGTTTGATATAACTTATACATTAGAAGAAAATAAGGTTAATGTATCTTATCGTATTGAAAATACGGACGATAAAAAAATATGGTTTTCTGTAGGTGGACACCCAGCTTTTAACTGCCCTCTTTTGCCAGGAGAAAAATTTGCAGATTATTATATAGAATTTGAACAAGAAGAAAATGCGGAAAGGCATTTATTGTCAGAGGGGTTGTTTAATGGAAAAACTGAAACCATACTTGATAATTCTAAAGAGCTAAAACTTTCGGAAGAGCTTTTTGAGAAAGATGCTATAGTTCTAAAAAATTTAAAGTCTTCAAAAGTATACTTAAAGAGTAAAAGGTCTGATTATTTCCTTGAGTTTTCTTTTGAAGGTTTTCCTTACTTTGGTATTTGGACAAAAGGAGGAGGTTCTCCTTTTATTTGTTTAGAACCGTGGTATGGTCTGGCAGATACAAAAGATTTCAAAGGAGAGTTGAACCAAAAAGAAGGTATACTCTCCCTTGAAAAAGGTGAAGTTTTTGAGTCAACCTTTAGTTTTAGGTTGGGGGACTACTGA